From a region of the Mycolicibacterium sp. MU0050 genome:
- a CDS encoding SDR family oxidoreductase: MTGTDRIALVTGAARGQGAAIVARLRRDGFAVAACDVQADELEAAVAALDDPGVIAVPLDVTSEEQWSRAVEQVASRLGLLTTLVNNAGVLHRAALADETAAGFENAWRVNCLGPFLGIQACLPALREAHGAAIVNTCSTGAVRAFPHHAAYGSSKWALRGLTQIVAAELAGTGIRVNAVLPGPVQTPMLDDRTQAKLAASAVSGRLGQPTEIADAVAFLVSEHASFITGSELVVDGGQTLQMG; this comes from the coding sequence ATGACCGGTACCGACCGGATTGCCCTGGTGACCGGGGCCGCCCGCGGGCAGGGGGCGGCGATCGTGGCCCGGCTGCGACGCGACGGATTCGCCGTGGCGGCCTGCGATGTGCAGGCCGACGAACTCGAGGCCGCGGTGGCGGCACTCGATGACCCAGGAGTCATCGCGGTCCCGTTGGACGTCACCTCAGAGGAACAGTGGAGCCGCGCCGTCGAGCAGGTCGCCAGCCGGCTGGGGTTGCTGACCACCCTGGTGAACAACGCCGGCGTGCTGCATCGCGCCGCGCTCGCCGACGAAACCGCAGCCGGGTTCGAAAATGCCTGGCGGGTCAACTGTCTGGGGCCGTTTCTCGGCATCCAGGCTTGCCTGCCCGCGCTGCGGGAGGCGCACGGCGCGGCCATCGTCAACACCTGCAGCACCGGCGCGGTGCGCGCCTTCCCGCACCACGCCGCCTACGGATCCTCGAAGTGGGCGCTGCGCGGGCTGACGCAGATTGTCGCCGCGGAACTCGCCGGGACCGGCATCCGCGTCAACGCGGTGCTGCCCGGTCCGGTCCAAACCCCGATGCTCGACGACCGGACCCAGGCCAAGCTGGCGGCCTCCGCGGTCAGCGGAAGGCTGGGGCAACCGACCGAGATCGCCGATGCCGTCGCCTTTCTGGTGTCCGAACACGCCTCGTTCATCACCGGTTCGGAACTCGTGGTGGACGGCGGCCAGACGCTGCAGATGGGATGA
- a CDS encoding HpcH/HpaI aldolase family protein, translating to MSAASSRLQAALAERAQVWGGWVVGPTILGPEEFATAGYDYVGFDTQHGYLDDADVALMLRRLERVPIATAVRLPSAAPAPIGRVLDAGADAVIVAMVETPEQAAQAVAATRYAPAGVRSFGPLRADLGLDTPALEARAGVYAMVETAAALPNVAEICSVPGLSGVYVGPADLAVSMGQPVSAMWSAPEVTDAIKDVARSAAAAGLVAGIHAGDGRIGKLAAEWGFQLITLASESQALRRGAAEHLRDARGQTPTTQTTSKGYS from the coding sequence GTGAGCGCGGCATCGAGTCGGCTACAGGCGGCCCTCGCCGAGCGCGCGCAGGTGTGGGGCGGCTGGGTGGTGGGCCCGACGATCCTCGGGCCGGAGGAGTTCGCCACCGCCGGTTACGACTACGTCGGTTTCGACACTCAGCACGGCTACCTCGACGACGCCGACGTGGCGCTGATGTTGCGTCGCCTCGAGCGTGTCCCGATCGCCACCGCGGTCCGGCTGCCGTCGGCCGCGCCCGCCCCCATCGGCCGGGTTCTCGACGCCGGGGCCGACGCGGTGATCGTTGCCATGGTGGAGACCCCGGAGCAGGCGGCGCAGGCCGTGGCGGCCACCCGGTACGCGCCGGCGGGCGTGCGCAGCTTCGGCCCGCTGCGCGCCGATCTGGGCCTCGACACCCCGGCGCTCGAGGCGCGCGCCGGGGTCTACGCCATGGTCGAGACCGCGGCCGCCTTGCCCAATGTCGCCGAGATCTGCTCCGTGCCCGGGCTTTCCGGAGTGTACGTCGGCCCAGCGGACCTGGCGGTGTCGATGGGGCAGCCGGTATCGGCGATGTGGAGCGCCCCCGAGGTCACCGACGCCATCAAGGACGTCGCCCGCAGTGCCGCCGCGGCGGGTTTGGTCGCGGGCATCCACGCCGGCGACGGCAGGATCGGAAAGCTGGCCGCCGAGTGGGGCTTTCAGCTCATCACGCTTGCCTCGGAGTCCCAGGCGTTGCGCCGCGGCGCGGCCGAGCACCTGCGCGACGCCCGCGGGCAGACCCCGACCACCCAGACCACCTCGAAGGGGTACAGCTGA
- a CDS encoding zinc-binding dehydrogenase: MWSYRLVAPYTFERVELPEPDLESLADQQVLLRFLAAGICGSDLPGFRGTQGRLPGDTGACAAEMDGFPAHEIVGEVLASRHPEHRPGDRVVGWASGFDGLMGQVVADGNGLASYDPALSPAQAVGLQPLACVLYALEQLPDLAGRRVAILGQGSIGLLFSYAAKASGAAQVIGVDPVDRKEVAASFGVDTLVRATSDRWVRHLDPAERPEIVIEAVGHQVATLNHAIEAAAFGGTVFYFGVPDDDSYPISMRTMLRNNLTLKSGVTLERARVLRAADDFARRHPDLLGNYITHTFGPDEVQSAFELACRPEPERVKIAVAEADR; the protein is encoded by the coding sequence ATGTGGTCCTACCGACTGGTCGCACCCTATACCTTCGAGCGCGTCGAACTCCCCGAACCCGACCTGGAATCGCTTGCCGACCAACAGGTCCTGCTGCGCTTCCTGGCGGCCGGGATCTGCGGCAGCGACCTGCCCGGCTTCCGTGGCACCCAGGGCCGGCTGCCCGGCGACACCGGCGCCTGCGCCGCGGAGATGGACGGCTTCCCGGCACACGAGATCGTCGGTGAGGTGCTGGCCAGCCGGCATCCCGAGCACCGGCCGGGGGACCGGGTGGTCGGCTGGGCGTCGGGCTTCGATGGTCTGATGGGCCAGGTGGTGGCCGACGGCAACGGACTGGCGTCCTACGACCCGGCCTTGAGCCCCGCGCAGGCGGTCGGGCTGCAGCCGCTGGCCTGCGTGCTCTACGCGCTCGAGCAACTGCCGGACCTGGCCGGCCGGCGGGTGGCGATCCTCGGCCAGGGGTCGATTGGCCTGCTGTTCTCCTATGCGGCAAAGGCGTCGGGCGCCGCCCAGGTGATCGGTGTGGATCCGGTGGACCGCAAGGAGGTGGCCGCGTCGTTCGGCGTCGACACCCTGGTGCGCGCCACCAGCGACCGCTGGGTCCGCCATCTCGACCCGGCCGAGCGGCCGGAGATCGTCATCGAGGCGGTGGGGCATCAGGTCGCGACGCTGAACCACGCCATCGAGGCCGCGGCGTTCGGCGGCACCGTGTTCTACTTCGGCGTGCCCGACGACGACAGCTATCCCATCTCGATGCGGACCATGCTGCGCAACAACCTCACCCTGAAGTCCGGGGTGACACTGGAGCGGGCCCGCGTGCTGCGCGCCGCCGATGACTTCGCCCGCCGGCATCCCGATCTGCTGGGAAATTACATCACCCACACTTTCGGGCCCGACGAGGTGCAGTCCGCGTTCGAGCTGGCCTGCCGTCCGGAACCGGAGCGGGTCAAGATCGCCGTCGCCGAGGCGGACCGGTGA
- a CDS encoding cytochrome P450 — protein MNQTAAQLFSYDPFDPDVMANPLPYYQVLRDEHPVYYIPKWDTYALSRFDDIWEVLGVTDGTFVASEGTLPAAAVLEHHNDGPVPDPPLHPMPFHANFDSPIYENVRRCTSAQFRPRSAATLADRIRALANERLDELLPRGRFDLTQDYGGIVAASMVCEFVGLPVDLAGEVLATVNAGSLAQPGQGVEVGNSRPGYLSYLTPIIERRRAAGADGSVPIADSLINFALPDGTAFNDVEAATQMLGVFIGGTETVPKITATGLWQLSEHPEQLAAVRADLAANVPVAREEIIRYCAPAQWFARTLRRPYTIHDTTIDPGQRIITLLASAARDEREYPDPDEFRWNRPIERLLSFGRGQHFCLGVHVARLEITVMLEEFLKRVPEFRIDADAASRPPSSFQWGWNSIPVEV, from the coding sequence ATGAATCAGACCGCCGCCCAGCTGTTTTCCTACGATCCGTTCGATCCGGACGTGATGGCCAACCCGCTGCCCTACTACCAGGTGCTGCGCGACGAACATCCGGTCTATTACATCCCGAAGTGGGACACCTACGCGCTGTCGCGGTTCGACGACATCTGGGAGGTCCTCGGCGTCACCGACGGCACGTTCGTGGCGTCGGAGGGCACGCTGCCGGCCGCAGCCGTGTTGGAGCACCACAACGACGGTCCGGTGCCGGATCCGCCGTTGCACCCCATGCCGTTTCACGCGAACTTCGACTCGCCCATCTACGAGAACGTGCGGCGCTGCACGTCGGCGCAGTTTCGGCCGCGGTCGGCGGCCACCCTGGCCGACCGGATCCGCGCCCTGGCCAACGAGCGGCTCGACGAGTTGCTGCCGCGCGGCCGGTTCGACCTCACCCAGGACTACGGCGGCATCGTGGCGGCGTCGATGGTCTGCGAATTCGTGGGCCTGCCCGTGGATCTGGCCGGCGAGGTGCTGGCCACGGTGAACGCCGGCAGCCTGGCCCAGCCCGGTCAGGGCGTAGAGGTGGGCAACTCGCGGCCCGGCTACCTGTCGTATCTGACCCCCATCATCGAACGCCGTCGCGCCGCGGGCGCCGACGGCAGCGTCCCCATCGCCGACAGCCTGATCAACTTCGCGTTGCCGGACGGCACGGCGTTCAACGACGTCGAGGCCGCCACCCAGATGCTGGGGGTTTTCATCGGCGGGACCGAGACGGTCCCGAAGATCACCGCGACGGGCCTGTGGCAGCTCAGCGAGCATCCGGAGCAACTCGCGGCGGTGCGGGCGGACCTGGCGGCCAACGTTCCGGTGGCCCGCGAGGAGATCATCCGCTACTGCGCCCCTGCCCAATGGTTTGCCCGAACCCTGCGGCGGCCGTACACCATTCACGACACCACCATCGACCCCGGCCAGCGGATCATCACGCTGCTCGCGTCGGCGGCGCGCGACGAGCGGGAGTATCCCGACCCCGACGAATTCCGCTGGAACCGGCCCATCGAACGCCTGCTGTCCTTCGGCCGCGGCCAGCACTTCTGCCTGGGCGTTCACGTCGCCCGGCTCGAGATCACCGTCATGCTGGAGGAATTCCTGAAACGGGTGCCCGAATTCCGGATCGACGCCGATGCGGCGTCGCGGCCGCCGTCGAGTTTCCAGTGGGGCTGGAACTCGATCCCGGTGGAGGTGTAG
- a CDS encoding NIPSNAP family protein, whose product MKKYYGHTLLYLHETIDLGSGRSDEFAAAFTEIYQPMMEQLGARLFAIWETTPYNGHWPQATIIWEIDAFADYARIGREQARGGSHAESAAQWTQYLAGIGARGEGRIMYAGKYNKTLAQLREANFGAGLVIQEIMQAKPGRQDDYIRELERLYVPWSESTGKRWLGSFITTFRFNEVIHYWALDGDWDCFENHYPSWKDQPPAEIVTWMSVAPALRDGWEDSILAALPPSPLR is encoded by the coding sequence ATGAAGAAGTACTACGGCCACACTCTGCTCTACCTCCACGAGACCATCGATCTGGGGTCGGGCCGCAGCGACGAGTTCGCCGCGGCGTTCACCGAGATCTACCAGCCGATGATGGAGCAACTCGGCGCCCGGCTGTTCGCCATCTGGGAAACCACGCCCTACAACGGGCACTGGCCGCAGGCCACCATCATCTGGGAGATCGACGCCTTCGCCGACTACGCCCGGATCGGTAGGGAACAGGCCCGCGGCGGCAGTCACGCCGAGTCGGCCGCGCAGTGGACGCAATACCTGGCCGGCATCGGCGCCCGCGGCGAGGGGCGCATCATGTACGCCGGAAAATACAACAAGACCCTGGCGCAACTGCGGGAGGCGAACTTCGGCGCCGGCCTGGTGATCCAGGAGATCATGCAGGCCAAGCCCGGCCGGCAGGACGACTACATCCGCGAACTCGAACGGCTCTACGTGCCGTGGTCGGAATCCACCGGTAAGCGCTGGCTCGGCTCATTCATCACCACGTTCCGGTTCAACGAGGTCATCCACTACTGGGCGCTCGACGGCGACTGGGACTGCTTTGAGAACCACTACCCGTCGTGGAAGGACCAGCCGCCCGCCGAGATCGTCACCTGGATGAGTGTGGCGCCGGCCCTGCGCGACGGCTGGGAGGACTCCATCCTGGCCGCCCTGCCGCCCTCACCGCTGCGATGA
- a CDS encoding SMP-30/gluconolactonase/LRE family protein produces the protein MELTLTTLAEDFCFGEGPRWFEGLLWFSDMLGAAVHTVTLGGAMTTLPLEGHSPSGLGFCPDGCLLVVSSEKRQVLHYDGEAVTGFADLSALAPANLGDMVVDAHGRAYVGSQARSGGVILLLDRDGSARVVAEDLDFPNGMVITDDGSTLIVAESLGRRLTAYSIDDSGGLSGRRVFADGLDAPPDGIALDAAGGVWTAMTLGRRFDRIERGGAVTERIEIGDRIAIACALGGPERRTLFLLSSTDAYPERLIGTRNSRVDAVLVEAPGAGWP, from the coding sequence ATGGAGTTGACTCTGACGACATTGGCCGAGGATTTCTGCTTCGGCGAGGGCCCACGGTGGTTCGAAGGCCTGCTCTGGTTCTCCGACATGCTCGGCGCGGCCGTGCACACCGTGACGCTCGGCGGCGCAATGACAACCCTGCCGCTCGAAGGCCATTCGCCCTCCGGGCTCGGGTTCTGCCCGGACGGTTGTCTGCTGGTGGTTTCCAGCGAGAAACGGCAGGTCCTGCACTACGACGGCGAGGCCGTCACCGGGTTCGCCGACCTTTCCGCGCTGGCCCCGGCCAACCTGGGCGACATGGTGGTCGACGCCCACGGCCGCGCCTACGTCGGCTCGCAGGCCCGCTCGGGCGGGGTGATCCTGTTGCTCGACCGCGACGGTAGCGCGCGGGTGGTCGCCGAGGACCTGGACTTCCCCAACGGCATGGTGATCACCGACGACGGGTCGACCCTGATCGTCGCCGAGTCGTTGGGCCGACGCCTGACCGCCTACAGCATCGACGATTCGGGCGGCCTGTCGGGGCGACGGGTGTTCGCCGACGGCCTGGACGCGCCCCCGGACGGCATCGCGTTGGACGCCGCGGGCGGGGTCTGGACGGCGATGACACTGGGCCGCCGATTCGACCGGATCGAGCGCGGTGGGGCCGTGACCGAGCGCATCGAGATCGGGGACCGCATTGCGATCGCCTGCGCGTTGGGCGGTCCGGAGCGCCGGACGCTGTTCCTGCTGTCGAGCACCGACGCCTATCCGGAGCGGCTGATCGGCACCAGGAACTCGCGCGTGGACGCCGTCCTCGTCGAGGCGCCCGGGGCGGGGTGGCCGTGA
- a CDS encoding thioesterase family protein, producing the protein MSDCYYELVDADGSRGERFATTDLVRSTWSASIQHGAPVSALLARALERCEQRDDTRLTRVVVDLLGGVPAEGDIWVRSQIERAGKQIELVSAQMLAPDKEGAPRPVATATGWRMQTLDTEALRHAPAQPMPPLSEAKSRDMRKDWDQNYVHSVDWRWLTNPMDEGPGASWIRPLVDLVKGEELTPLQRLFTVADDANGLGNKLDIRKWTFMNTDLAVHIHRVPEGEWTGIRAETSYGPDGIGTTLGTLFDESGAVGAVQQSVLVRPRPTR; encoded by the coding sequence ATGTCGGACTGCTACTACGAACTCGTCGACGCCGACGGCAGTCGCGGGGAGAGGTTCGCGACCACCGACCTGGTTCGCAGCACGTGGTCGGCGAGCATCCAGCACGGCGCGCCGGTATCGGCGCTGCTGGCCCGCGCGCTGGAACGCTGCGAACAGCGCGACGACACCCGGTTGACCCGGGTGGTGGTGGATCTGCTCGGCGGCGTTCCCGCCGAGGGCGACATCTGGGTCCGGTCCCAAATCGAGCGGGCCGGCAAGCAGATCGAGTTGGTCAGCGCGCAGATGCTCGCCCCCGACAAGGAGGGTGCGCCGCGCCCGGTGGCGACCGCGACCGGGTGGCGCATGCAGACCCTGGACACCGAGGCGTTGCGGCACGCGCCAGCGCAGCCGATGCCGCCGCTGTCGGAGGCCAAATCCCGTGATATGCGCAAGGACTGGGATCAGAACTACGTGCACAGCGTGGACTGGCGCTGGCTCACCAACCCCATGGACGAGGGCCCCGGCGCGTCTTGGATCCGCCCGCTGGTGGATCTTGTCAAGGGCGAGGAACTGACACCCCTGCAGCGGCTGTTCACCGTCGCCGACGACGCCAACGGCCTGGGCAACAAGCTCGACATCCGCAAGTGGACGTTCATGAACACCGATCTGGCGGTGCACATCCACCGAGTCCCCGAAGGGGAATGGACCGGCATCCGCGCCGAAACCAGCTACGGTCCCGACGGAATCGGGACCACGCTGGGCACGCTGTTCGACGAGAGCGGCGCCGTGGGGGCCGTCCAGCAGTCGGTGTTGGTGCGCCCGCGGCCCACCAGGTAG
- a CDS encoding ferredoxin — protein sequence MRIAVDLSRCVGHGICETIAEDVFEVQDEGYVAITEPERPESDRERMAKAVAECPAGALYFP from the coding sequence ATGCGGATCGCCGTCGATCTGAGCAGGTGTGTCGGCCATGGGATCTGCGAGACCATCGCCGAGGACGTCTTCGAGGTCCAGGACGAGGGGTACGTGGCGATCACCGAGCCCGAGCGACCGGAGAGCGATCGTGAGCGGATGGCGAAGGCCGTCGCCGAATGCCCCGCCGGCGCCCTGTACTTCCCCTGA
- a CDS encoding cytochrome P450, whose amino-acid sequence MTVADAPQAREYSPHDITSHDFWSRPFDQRDQTFAQLRASDGLSWHPPLPTLFDLEEPGFWALTRREDIVFASQHPELFTSARGVALDPMPAEMQHVAAFFLVMDPPQHTTYRRLISSAFTPRNLRRIDEQIHANAVKIVDDLVGVGDVDFVEACSARLPMTTISDMLGVPKADQPALAAAAEKLFSMSDDEYSTLEERAMDTINEIMLISNTGVELAKFRRANPGDDLMTSIVNAEVDGHRLTDEEIGAFLILLASAGNDTTKQTTTHAMMALAANPEQRDWLLEDFDGRIGLATEEFVRWATPVLQFARFATEDVEVGGQLISAGDKVGLFYCSANRDEAVFADPGKFDLSRSPNPQVGFGGGGPHFCLGNQLAKTELRHLFRELLTRLKRVEFGEPDLLYSSFVHGVKRLPAHIQ is encoded by the coding sequence GTGACGGTCGCCGATGCGCCGCAGGCCCGGGAGTACAGCCCGCACGACATCACCTCGCACGACTTCTGGAGCCGGCCGTTCGACCAGCGCGACCAAACGTTTGCCCAGCTCCGGGCCAGTGACGGGCTCAGCTGGCACCCGCCGTTGCCCACGCTGTTCGACCTGGAAGAGCCGGGGTTCTGGGCGCTGACCCGGCGCGAGGACATCGTCTTCGCCAGCCAGCATCCCGAGTTGTTCACCTCGGCGCGCGGGGTCGCGCTGGACCCCATGCCCGCCGAGATGCAACACGTGGCGGCGTTCTTTCTGGTCATGGATCCGCCGCAGCACACCACCTACCGACGACTGATCAGTTCGGCCTTCACCCCGCGCAACCTGCGCCGCATCGACGAGCAGATCCATGCCAACGCGGTCAAGATCGTCGACGACCTGGTCGGTGTCGGCGACGTCGACTTCGTCGAGGCGTGTTCGGCGCGGCTGCCGATGACCACCATCTCCGACATGCTCGGTGTGCCGAAGGCCGATCAGCCCGCGCTGGCCGCGGCCGCCGAGAAGCTGTTCAGCATGAGCGACGACGAATACAGCACGCTGGAAGAGCGTGCCATGGACACCATCAACGAGATCATGCTGATCTCCAACACCGGGGTCGAACTGGCCAAGTTCCGTCGGGCGAACCCCGGTGACGACCTGATGACCAGCATCGTCAACGCCGAGGTGGACGGGCACCGGCTCACCGACGAGGAGATCGGCGCGTTCCTGATCCTGCTGGCGTCCGCGGGAAACGACACCACCAAGCAGACCACCACGCACGCCATGATGGCCCTGGCCGCCAACCCCGAGCAGAGGGACTGGCTGCTCGAGGACTTCGACGGCCGGATCGGCCTGGCGACAGAGGAATTCGTGCGGTGGGCCACCCCCGTGCTGCAGTTCGCCCGGTTCGCCACCGAGGACGTCGAGGTCGGCGGCCAGTTGATCTCGGCCGGCGACAAGGTGGGCCTGTTCTACTGTTCGGCCAACCGGGACGAAGCGGTCTTCGCCGACCCCGGCAAGTTCGACCTGTCGCGCTCGCCGAATCCACAGGTCGGATTCGGCGGCGGCGGTCCACACTTCTGCCTGGGCAACCAGTTGGCCAAAACCGAACTGCGCCACCTGTTCCGGGAGCTTTTGACCCGGCTCAAGCGCGTCGAGTTCGGCGAGCCCGACCTGCTGTACAGCAGCTTCGTGCACGGCGTGAAGCGGCTGCCGGCACACATCCAGTAG
- a CDS encoding IS481 family transposase, translated as MSHRNARTTFHGRLLMVRRYQAGWPKTHIATAMGVSRKCVHTWISRFESEGEAGLIDRSSRPHTTPTRTPRSVENQIVAWRRRHRCGPDEIAAKLGVCARTVSRVLNRRQMPYLRDCDPMTGQVIRASKATAVRYERARPGELVHMDVKKLGRIPDGGGWRAHGRGHAPNRDRKSGNGFDYVHSLVDDHSRLAYSEILPDEKGATCAGFLQRAALHFRAHGITTIEAVMTDNAWAYRYSLRDVCAELGARQVFIKPHCPWQNGKVERLNRTLQTEWAYKRVFASNAHRAAALAPWLKYYNTERRHSALGGLPPISRLTPTS; from the coding sequence GTGTCCCACCGTAATGCCCGTACGACGTTTCACGGCCGGCTGCTGATGGTGCGCCGGTATCAGGCCGGCTGGCCTAAGACCCATATCGCCACGGCGATGGGCGTCTCGCGCAAGTGTGTCCACACCTGGATCAGCCGGTTCGAGTCCGAGGGCGAAGCCGGCCTCATCGACCGGTCCTCGCGGCCGCACACCACACCGACCCGTACTCCGCGCAGCGTGGAGAACCAGATCGTGGCCTGGCGGCGGCGCCACCGCTGCGGCCCCGACGAAATCGCGGCCAAGCTGGGGGTATGCGCGCGAACGGTGTCGCGCGTGTTGAACAGGCGTCAGATGCCGTACTTGCGCGACTGCGACCCGATGACCGGTCAGGTAATCCGCGCCTCGAAGGCCACGGCCGTTCGCTACGAGCGAGCCCGCCCCGGCGAACTGGTGCACATGGACGTCAAGAAACTGGGCCGCATCCCCGACGGCGGCGGCTGGCGGGCTCACGGTCGAGGACACGCCCCGAACCGAGACCGCAAGAGCGGTAACGGCTTCGATTACGTGCACTCCCTGGTCGATGACCATTCCCGCCTGGCCTATTCCGAGATCCTGCCCGACGAGAAAGGGGCCACCTGCGCAGGGTTCTTGCAGCGAGCGGCACTGCACTTCCGCGCCCACGGAATCACCACCATCGAGGCGGTCATGACTGATAACGCCTGGGCCTACCGCTACAGCCTGCGCGATGTCTGCGCAGAGCTGGGTGCGCGCCAGGTGTTCATCAAACCGCACTGCCCCTGGCAGAACGGCAAGGTAGAGCGTCTCAACCGCACCCTGCAGACCGAGTGGGCCTACAAGCGCGTCTTCGCGTCCAACGCTCACCGCGCCGCAGCCCTTGCCCCCTGGCTCAAGTACTACAACACTGAACGCCGTCACAGTGCACTCGGCGGCCTCCCACCGATCAGCCGACTGACACCAACCTCATGA
- a CDS encoding helix-turn-helix domain-containing protein gives MQDSTLPDLEYAADEHSSSRQRILHATAEVLARNGQTKLSLSEVAAQAGVSRPTLYRWFASKDDLLSAFGAFEQQGFDQGMITATAGLRGSERLDAALRYIVAFQRSYSGVRLIDVEPAAAISRLAKVIPVMRSGLERMLPGPNGAEKAATAVRVAVSHYIVRSDDAEQFLAQLRHAVGIKP, from the coding sequence GTGCAGGATTCGACGCTGCCCGATCTCGAGTATGCCGCCGACGAACACAGCTCCTCGCGGCAACGGATTCTGCATGCCACCGCAGAAGTGTTGGCCCGCAACGGGCAGACCAAGCTGAGCCTGTCCGAGGTCGCCGCGCAGGCCGGGGTGTCGCGCCCCACCCTGTACCGCTGGTTCGCCTCCAAGGACGACCTCCTCTCGGCGTTCGGCGCCTTCGAGCAGCAGGGCTTCGACCAGGGCATGATCACCGCCACGGCGGGGCTGCGCGGCAGCGAGCGCCTCGATGCCGCACTGCGCTACATCGTCGCGTTCCAGCGCTCGTACTCCGGGGTGCGCCTGATCGACGTGGAACCCGCGGCCGCGATCTCCCGCCTGGCCAAGGTCATTCCGGTGATGCGTTCCGGCCTGGAGCGGATGCTGCCCGGACCCAACGGTGCCGAGAAGGCCGCCACCGCGGTGCGAGTCGCGGTGTCGCACTACATCGTTCGCAGCGACGACGCCGAACAGTTCCTGGCCCAGCTGCGGCACGCGGTGGGCATCAAGCCCTGA
- a CDS encoding acyl-CoA dehydrogenase family protein, which yields MDFSRVALSQDDQAFQDELRALLAELVTDEVIRRDRETGENFDETVHLALGERGLLAADFNEESDGGFSAVRRRIWDLEIGRAHTPWFHWGTTAMVAHVVAKFASDELAQEVMPGVLAGHIRLCLGYTEPDGGSDVATCKTRAVREADGSSWIINGAKMFTSNAHNAQYVFLLTNTAPEAPKHQSLTMFLVPMDTPGIEIQGLRTVDGDRTNIVYYSDVRVDDRYRIGEVNGGWTVMRVALDAEHGVMEPDSQGLQKIAMMSEHGLLMAEAADRAAAILGAASPDGSRRIDDDAVQYRLGRSIARMEAALSTPEMYGRVAIVATMREVAPELMDLLGPAALLPAETPGAADDGAAEHVFRLSVPSGIYGGTLEVFRNMIATHALGLGKPNYSPPASKTR from the coding sequence GTGGACTTTTCCCGCGTGGCGTTGTCGCAGGACGATCAGGCGTTCCAGGATGAGCTGCGGGCACTGCTGGCCGAACTCGTCACCGACGAGGTGATCCGTCGGGATCGGGAGACCGGCGAGAACTTCGACGAGACCGTCCATCTGGCGCTGGGGGAGCGGGGCCTGCTGGCCGCCGACTTCAACGAGGAGAGCGACGGCGGCTTCAGCGCAGTGCGTCGCCGGATTTGGGACCTGGAGATCGGGCGCGCCCACACGCCGTGGTTCCACTGGGGCACCACCGCGATGGTGGCCCATGTGGTGGCCAAATTCGCGAGCGACGAGCTGGCGCAGGAAGTGATGCCCGGCGTGCTCGCCGGCCACATCCGGCTGTGCCTGGGCTACACCGAGCCCGACGGCGGCTCCGACGTGGCGACGTGCAAGACCCGCGCGGTCCGCGAAGCGGATGGATCGAGCTGGATCATCAACGGCGCCAAGATGTTCACTTCCAACGCCCACAACGCGCAATACGTCTTCCTGTTGACCAACACCGCCCCGGAGGCGCCCAAGCATCAGAGCCTGACGATGTTCCTGGTGCCGATGGACACCCCGGGCATCGAGATCCAGGGCCTTCGCACCGTCGACGGCGACCGCACCAACATCGTGTATTACAGCGACGTGCGGGTCGACGACCGCTACCGCATCGGTGAGGTGAACGGCGGGTGGACCGTGATGCGAGTCGCGCTGGACGCCGAACACGGTGTGATGGAACCGGATTCGCAAGGTCTGCAGAAGATCGCGATGATGTCCGAGCATGGCCTGCTGATGGCGGAGGCGGCCGACCGCGCGGCTGCCATCCTCGGCGCGGCATCCCCGGACGGCAGTCGCCGCATCGACGACGACGCGGTGCAATACCGGCTGGGCCGCAGCATCGCCCGGATGGAGGCCGCGCTGAGTACCCCGGAGATGTACGGCCGCGTCGCGATCGTGGCGACGATGCGGGAGGTCGCGCCGGAGCTGATGGACCTGCTGGGTCCGGCGGCGCTGCTGCCCGCGGAGACCCCCGGGGCGGCCGACGACGGCGCCGCCGAGCACGTCTTCCGGCTGTCCGTACCGTCTGGAATCTACGGCGGCACCCTGGAGGTGTTCCGCAACATGATCGCCACCCACGCCCTCGGGCTGGGCAAACCGAACTACTCGCCGCCGGCGAGCAAGACGCGCTGA